A single window of Malus sylvestris chromosome 5, drMalSylv7.2, whole genome shotgun sequence DNA harbors:
- the LOC126623071 gene encoding uncharacterized protein LOC126623071 isoform X1, with translation MAAASTFLSHPKPHTNDAVSSLRSHFKPSSFASQSTSFGSSKFASKSLSLRTAATRSGRPEPATLSHSESRSDQTFDVLVIGAGIIGLTIARQFLIGSDLSVAVIDKSVPCSGATGAGQGYIWMGHKTPGSDLWDLGLRSQKLWEELAESLIEQGLDPLQLLGWKKTGSLLVGRTPEDLDVLKRRVKQVCEAGLRAEYLSSSDLHVKEPELLADKDTGAAFLPDDCQLDARRGVEYLEQGNRNYASKGRYAEFYNHPVISLLRSGGNGDVVAIKTSRNTLHCKKAIVVAAGCWSGSLMRDLLKESEIVLDVPVKPRKGHLLVLENFNSFHLNHGLMEVGYVDHQTANPLPSISTSELLNQDEQSLSVSMTATMDTMGNIILGSSRQFAGFCTELEESIISRIWERAGEFFPKLKEKLFSDISKGREVRVGLRPYMPDGKPVIGPMPGLANVFLATGHEGGGLSLALGTAEMLTDMVLGNSEKVNSAPFTVHGRC, from the exons ATGGCTGCAGCTTCGACTTTTCTCTCGCACCCGAAGCCCCACACAAACGACGCCGTCTCGTCTTTACGAAGTCACTTCAAGCCATCCAGCTTCGCCTCCCAGTCAACCTCCTTCGGCTCCTCCAAATTCGCATCCAAATCGCTCTCCTTGCGCACCGCCGCAACCCGATCCGGCCGACCCGAACCCGCCACCTTGTCCCATTCGGAATCCCGGTCTGATCAAACATTCGATGTTTTAGTAATCGGAGCTGGAATAATCGGGTTGACCATTGCCCGGCAGTTCCTAATCGGGTCGGACCTGTCGGTCGCCGTAATTGACAAGTCTGTCCCTTGCTCTGGCGCCACCGGTGCCG GCCAAGGGTATATATGGATGGGACACAAAACTCCCGGCAGCGACCTTTGGGATTTGGGGCTCAGAAGCCAGAAGCTTTGGGAGGAATTGGCTGAGAGTTTGATTGAGCAAGGTTTGGACCCTCTGCAACTATTGGGTTGGAAGAAAACAG GAAGCTTGCTAGTTGGTAGAACTCCTGAGGACTTAGACGTGTTGAAAAGGAGGGTTAAGCAGGTATGTGAAGCCGGGTTAAGAGCGGAGTACTTGTCTTCCAGTGACTTGCATGTAAAGGAACCTGAACTCTTGGCTGATAAAGACACTGGAGCTGCCTTTCTACCTGATGATTGCCAGTTGGATGCACGCCGTGGTGTTGAATATCTTGAACAG GGTAACAGGAATTATGCATCGAAGGGTAGATATGCTGAGTTTTATAATCATCCGGTGATTAGTTTATTAAG ATCTGGTGGCAATGGGGATGTTGTGGCTATTAAGACTTCTAGGAATACATTGCACTGCAAGAAGGCTATCGTAGTCGCAGCTGGTTGTTGGAGTGGGTCTTTGATGCGTGACCTGCTGAAAGAATCAGAAATTGTGCTGGATGTCCCCGTGAAACCACGAAAG GGTCACCTTTTAGTGCTTGAGAATTTTAATTCCTTTCATCTCAATCATGGGCTGATGGAGGTGGGATACGTTGATCATCAAACTGCAAATCCGCTTCCAAGCATATCGACTTCTGAATTGCTTAATCAAGATGAACAATCCTTGTCTGTGTCAATGACAGCCACTATGGATACAATGGGGAACATTATTCTTG GAAGCAGCCGCCAATTTGCTGGGTTCTGCACCGAGTTGGAAGAATCCATTATTAGCCGTATATGGGAGCGAGCTGGGGAGTTCTTTcccaaattaaaagaaaagctCTTTTCAGATATCAGTAAGGGTAGAGAAGTGCGAGTAGGATTACGACCTTACA TGCCAGATGGGAAGCCAGTGATTGGGCCTATGCCCGGTTTGGCAAACGTGTTCCTTGCAACTGGGCATGAAGGGGGAGGACTTTCCTTG GCTCTAGGGACTGCCGAAATGCTCACGGATATGGTGCTAGGAAATTCTGAGAAGGTTAACTCTGCACCGTTCACTGTTCATGGTCGATGTTGA
- the LOC126623067 gene encoding linoleate 9S-lipoxygenase 6-like, with the protein MQHQRHPVTSRPRSRRSTIKGEVVVVQSHKQSGSGKSASLRLYSSTEVDPKTGKGKLSNQAYLKCGTTKTDDGEKTRTYRVKFQVEPNFGNPGALVVRNRGKNRFFLQSASLQIQNNQIIRFDCHSWVYPFRTTKNLDRIFFANTKYLPHQTPQALIELRKEELNSLRGDGTGERKEWERIYDYDYYNDLGDPDKGEEHNRPVLGGSELHPYPRRGRTGRHPSKADPLTESRPSTINLDIYVPPDERFSPKKQSEFASNSIQAVLHFLTHKVESVIQPGSNHFESFDEIHDMFSRNKSQVVEGALKEKLKALVPKEFFKEVTHAIKNPLKFPVPQIIAENEFAWKHDEEFGRQMLAGINPARIRSLEVFPPRSKNGQVSLIEQSDIEHNLEGMTLPQAMNKRRMFILDHHDYLMPFLSQINSKDVCTYASRTLLFLKSDFTLKPIAIELSLPGLEVNNEINWVVLPASQGEAAALWQYAKAHVAVNDSVYHQLVSHWLHTHAVVEPFIIATRRQLSVMHPVHWLLDPHFKDTMHVNALARSMLINSGGILEKTLFSAELSMQLSAELYKEWRFDEQALPADLLKRGMAIEDPDPNNPSGVQLLFQDYPYAADGLEIWTAIQTWVTDFCMLFYTDDVSVRSDEEIQAWWSEIRNVGHGDKSSETWWYQMASREDLIKALTTLIWIASALHASVNFGQYAYAGYPLNRPTLCRRFIPEEGTFEYAEFLTDPDKYYLNMMPERGEMILGIALAEVLSQHTSDEVYLGQRPSTMWIHNEQVSDKFEKFKRKLRRLEERIECKNTDPRLTNRRGHAKIPYMLLYPDTPNVESRGGITGKGIPNSISI; encoded by the exons AACTGGCAAAGGCAAGTTGAGCAACCAAGCTTACCTCAAATGTGGAACCACCAAAACAGATGATGGCGAAAAAACCAGAACATATAGGGTCAAGTTCCAGGTTGAACCAAACTTTGGAAATCCAGGAGCTTTGGTTGTAAGAAACCGAGGCAAGAATAGGTTTTTCCTCCAATCTGCATCTCTTCAAATCCAGAACAATCAGATTATACGTTTCGACTGCCACTCCTGGGTGTATCCATTCCGAACGACCAAAAATTTAGATCGAATTTTCTTTGCAAATACT AAATATCTTCCCCATCAAACACCCCAAGCTCTAATAGAACTGAGGAAGGAAGAGCTTAATAGCTTGAGAGGAGATGGAACTGGGGAGAGGAAAGAATGGGAACGAATTTACGATTATGATTACTACAATGACCTCGGGGATCCTGACAAAGGCGAAGAACACAATAGACCTGTCTTGGGTGGATCGGAATTACATCCATATCCGCGCAGAGGAAGAACAGGCCGCCATCCTAGCAAGGCAG ATCCTTTAACTGAAAGCCGACCAAGTACCATTAACCTGGACATATACGTTCCTCCGGATGAGAGGTTTAGCCCCAAGAAACAATCTGAGTTCGCATCAAACTCAATCCAGGCTGTCCTGCATTTCCTGACCCATAAGGTAGAATCTGTGATACAGCCCGGTTCCAAtcattttgagtcatttgaTGAGATACATGACATGTTTTCTCGCAACAAAAGTCAAGTAGTTGAGGGCGCTCTCAAAGAGAAACTGAAAGCTTTAGTACCAAAAGAGTTTTTCAAAGAAGTTACTCATGCAATCAAGAACCCCTTGAAATTTCCAGTTCCTCAAATCATAGCAG AAAACGAATTTGCATGGAAGCATGATGAGGAGTTTGGCCGCCAAATGCTTGCAGGAATCAATCCAGCACGAATACGATCCTTGGAG GTATTTCCACCACGAAGCAAAAACGGACAAGTGAGTTTAATAGAGCAATCAGACATAGAGCACAACCTCGAAGGAATGACTCTTCCTCAG GCAATGAACAAAAGGAGAATGTTCATCTTGGATCACCATGACTATCTCATGCCCTTCTTAAGCCAAATCAACTCAAAGGATGTTTGTACTTACGCATCCCGTACACTACTATTCTTGAAGAGCGATTTCACACTAAAGCCAATAGCAATAGAACTTAGTTTGCCGGGTTTAGAAGTAAACAACGAGATCAATTGGGTAGTTCTACCGGCAAGTCAGGGCGAAGCTGCAGCACTGTGGCAGTATGCTAAGGCCCATGTTGCAGTTAATGACTCTGTCTATCATCAACTAGTCAGCCATTG GTTGCATACACATGCGGTAGTTGAGCCATTCATCATTGCTACTAGAAGGCAGCTCAGTGTGATGCACCCAGTCCATTGGCTACTAGATCCTCATTTCAAAGACACCATGCACGTAAACGCTCTGGCTCGGAGTATGCTCATTAACTCTGGTGGAATCCTTGAGAAGACATTGTTTTCTGCTGAACTCTCGATGCAGTTATCTGCTGAGCTCTACAAAGAGTGGCGATTTGATGAACAAGCCCTTCCTGCTGATCTACTTAAAAG AGGTATGGCCATAGAAGACCCAGATCCGAATAACCCTTCCGGGGTTCAGCTCCTTTTCCAGGACTATCCCTATGCTGCAGATGGACTTGAGATATGGACTGCTATCCAGACTTGGGTAACAGATTTTTGCATGCTCTTCTACACAGACGACGTTTCTGTAAGATCTGATGAAGAAATCCAAGCATGGTGGTCTGAAATCCGAAACGTTGGTCACGGTGATAAGAGCAGCGAGACATGGTGGTACCAAATGGCATCACGCGAGGACCTCATCAAAGCTTTGACAACTCTTATATGGATTGCATCAGCCTTGCATGCTTCAGTAAACTTTGGGCAATATGCATATGCTGGTTATCCTCTAAATCGTCCCACACTGTGCCGAAGGTTCATTCCTGAGGAAGGAACATTTGAATATGCAGAGTTCTTGACGGATCCAGACAAATACTACCTTAACATGATGCCTGAAAGGGGTGAGATGATCTTGGGTATAGCACTTGCAGAGGTGCTCTCACAACACACGTCGGATGAAGTGTACTTGGGTCAGAGGCCATCAACAATGTGGATACATAATGAACAGGTTAGCGATAagtttgaaaagttcaaaagaaaacTTCGAAGGTTAGAGGAAAGAATTGAGTGCAAGAACACCGATCCCAGGCTTACCAACAGACGGGGGCATGCCAAGATTCCTTACATGCTTCTGTACCCTGATACACCCAATGTTGAATCCAGAGGGGGCATCACGGGGAAGGGGATTCCAAACAGTATATCAATTTGA
- the LOC126623071 gene encoding uncharacterized protein LOC126623071 isoform X2 has product MAAASTFLSHPKPHTNDAVSSLRSHFKPSSFASQSTSFGSSKFASKSLSLRTAATRSGRPEPATLSHSESRSDQTFDVLVIGAGIIGLTIARQFLIGSDLSVAVIDKSVPCSGATGAGQGYIWMGHKTPGSDLWDLGLRSQKLWEELAESLIEQGLDPLQLLGWKKTGSLLVGRTPEDLDVLKRRVKQVCEAGLRAEYLSSSDLHVKEPELLADKDTGAAFLPDDCQLDARRGVEYLEQGNRNYASKGRYAEFYNHPVISLLRSGGNGDVVAIKTSRNTLHCKKAIVVAAGCWSGSLMRDLLKESEIVLDVPVKPRKGHLLVLENFNSFHLNHGLMEVGYVDHQTANPLPSISTSELLNQDEQSLSVSMTATMDTMGNIILGSSRQFAGFCTELEESIISRIWERAGEFFPKLKEKLFSDISKGREVRVGLRPYK; this is encoded by the exons ATGGCTGCAGCTTCGACTTTTCTCTCGCACCCGAAGCCCCACACAAACGACGCCGTCTCGTCTTTACGAAGTCACTTCAAGCCATCCAGCTTCGCCTCCCAGTCAACCTCCTTCGGCTCCTCCAAATTCGCATCCAAATCGCTCTCCTTGCGCACCGCCGCAACCCGATCCGGCCGACCCGAACCCGCCACCTTGTCCCATTCGGAATCCCGGTCTGATCAAACATTCGATGTTTTAGTAATCGGAGCTGGAATAATCGGGTTGACCATTGCCCGGCAGTTCCTAATCGGGTCGGACCTGTCGGTCGCCGTAATTGACAAGTCTGTCCCTTGCTCTGGCGCCACCGGTGCCG GCCAAGGGTATATATGGATGGGACACAAAACTCCCGGCAGCGACCTTTGGGATTTGGGGCTCAGAAGCCAGAAGCTTTGGGAGGAATTGGCTGAGAGTTTGATTGAGCAAGGTTTGGACCCTCTGCAACTATTGGGTTGGAAGAAAACAG GAAGCTTGCTAGTTGGTAGAACTCCTGAGGACTTAGACGTGTTGAAAAGGAGGGTTAAGCAGGTATGTGAAGCCGGGTTAAGAGCGGAGTACTTGTCTTCCAGTGACTTGCATGTAAAGGAACCTGAACTCTTGGCTGATAAAGACACTGGAGCTGCCTTTCTACCTGATGATTGCCAGTTGGATGCACGCCGTGGTGTTGAATATCTTGAACAG GGTAACAGGAATTATGCATCGAAGGGTAGATATGCTGAGTTTTATAATCATCCGGTGATTAGTTTATTAAG ATCTGGTGGCAATGGGGATGTTGTGGCTATTAAGACTTCTAGGAATACATTGCACTGCAAGAAGGCTATCGTAGTCGCAGCTGGTTGTTGGAGTGGGTCTTTGATGCGTGACCTGCTGAAAGAATCAGAAATTGTGCTGGATGTCCCCGTGAAACCACGAAAG GGTCACCTTTTAGTGCTTGAGAATTTTAATTCCTTTCATCTCAATCATGGGCTGATGGAGGTGGGATACGTTGATCATCAAACTGCAAATCCGCTTCCAAGCATATCGACTTCTGAATTGCTTAATCAAGATGAACAATCCTTGTCTGTGTCAATGACAGCCACTATGGATACAATGGGGAACATTATTCTTG GAAGCAGCCGCCAATTTGCTGGGTTCTGCACCGAGTTGGAAGAATCCATTATTAGCCGTATATGGGAGCGAGCTGGGGAGTTCTTTcccaaattaaaagaaaagctCTTTTCAGATATCAGTAAGGGTAGAGAAGTGCGAGTAGGATTACGACCTTACA AATGA